CGCGTGCCGTCGACTCGGCTCGAGCGAATGGCGGCCTTGCGCCGCGCGGTCCAGCGGCCGCCCGCGATGTTTTCACCGGCCAGGTGCACCACGGCATCGCACCCTTCGAGATATCGAAGGTCGAATTCACCGCTGGCCTGGTTCCACGCAATGTCTTGGGACTCCGCACCCGGCTTCGTCACATTTTTGTCATGGCTTCGCTCCGCTGATTGTTGCCGAACGATTCGGCGCACCTCATCGCCGGCGCAATTCAGGAAGGCCACAAGCTGTCGGCCCACGAGTCCAGTCGCCCCGCTGATAGCGATGGTTCGGCTCCCGGGATTCCTTCGTTCAGCATTTCTCCGCAGGTCGTTGGCCGTTCGAGCATGACGGAACTGAAACTGCCGCTCCAACTGACGGCGAATGAATCCGGCTCCAAGCCATCGGCCCAGTGGCGGAAATGGCTCCTGGTATTCCACGCAATCTTCCAGCGTGCTCAACCCTGATGCCTTGCGTTGAAAACGGTGCTCGTGCATCCAGGTGTGGAAAGGTCCCTTCTCCTGCCGATCCCGGAACCCCTTGCCCGGCTCGACACGGTCGTGGACCGCCCGCCAGTGAATTTTCAACGGACCCTTGCGCAACTCGATCACCACCGTGCTGCCATTGGCCAGTGGCCCCGAGGAAGCGATGACCCGGGCATTTTCCCAGGGGGGAATCAAACGGACGAGCGCCCCCTCGCGAAAATGCCACGCGGAGAGCGCCTCGGCAGGCGCGGGCATCTCGCTTCTTCGATTCAGCGTGGGCATATCGGCTTCACCTGCGCAGACTCTACTCGTTGCAGGCGGCGGGCGGCTCGCCCCACCCGTCGCGCACACAAGACCCGCGGGAGATCGTAGGATTCGCTCCTGATGGAGCACTCCGCGATGATCGATCTGCGTTTGGCCGAAAGCCGCAAGGCGGTCGAAGCACTGACGAGCCTGAAGCCTCGCGTGGCGACGGCGGTCGAGCTGCTGACGCGCACGATCAAGGCGGGCGGCACCATCTTCACTTGCGGCAATGGCGGATCCGCCGCTGAGGCATTGCACCTGGCCGAGGAATTGACGGGCCGCTACAAGAGCAATCGGGCGGCCTTGCGGGCGATTTCACTCTGCTCCGATCCGACCGCCCTGACCTGCATCGCCAATGACTTCGGCTTCGAGCAGATCTTCGCGCGGCAGCTCGAGGCCCTGGGCCGCAG
This portion of the Planctomycetota bacterium genome encodes:
- a CDS encoding TIGR01777 family oxidoreductase codes for the protein MPTLNRRSEMPAPAEALSAWHFREGALVRLIPPWENARVIASSGPLANGSTVVIELRKGPLKIHWRAVHDRVEPGKGFRDRQEKGPFHTWMHEHRFQRKASGLSTLEDCVEYQEPFPPLGRWLGAGFIRRQLERQFQFRHARTANDLRRNAERRNPGSRTIAISGATGLVGRQLVAFLNCAGDEVRRIVRQQSAERSHDKNVTKPGAESQDIAWNQASGEFDLRYLEGCDAVVHLAGENIAGGRWTARRKAAIRSSRVDGTRQLCEALAKLNDKPKVLVAASAVGFYGSRGDERLDETSSRGEGFLAETCQEWERATKAASDAGIRVVHLRIGVVVTAQGGVLGKLLTPFKCGLGGPVGDGRQGMSWIALDDLLAAIQFAIDTPGISGPVNATAPPPLSNREFGRELARTLHRPFVFPLPAFVVRTLFGEMGSELLLGGAFVEPKKLLAHGFRFNLPTLRSALQFELGRMDPSA
- a CDS encoding SIS domain-containing protein; its protein translation is MEHSAMIDLRLAESRKAVEALTSLKPRVATAVELLTRTIKAGGTIFTCGNGGSAAEALHLAEELTGRYKSNRAALRAISLCSDPTALTCIANDFGFEQIFARQLEALGRSGDLLVVFSTSGKSPNLLRALEAAKRLHISTLGLLGRDGGPALSQFTHSIVIAGVDGAAVQEAHQMILHILCEACEHFGQTLR